A segment of the Lycium ferocissimum isolate CSIRO_LF1 chromosome 5, AGI_CSIRO_Lferr_CH_V1, whole genome shotgun sequence genome:
atatatatatatatatattggatagGGTTATGTGAGGGGGTTATCTTTTTCCAATCCTTAAATATTAGGGGGTAAAGTGGGATTCACTCATTTTATAACCCATTgtgatatttttgaaaaatgtcaAATCTTCTAAGATATATTTCCTTTACATGTAAGAATTTGAGAATTGAATACaagaatattttttagaattctTGTCTTTTGTTTAAATAGTAAAGGGTTATATTGAATCATTTCATTTGTAATATATGACCAATTGACATTCAACAACAATCGCAAGAAGTAAAACATGGGTAGCAAATTGACCACCAAAGATGTGGTGAAGCATATGGCGCTCCTCCCTTAATAAGATATATTGAGTTTGAGTCCTGAGTATGAAAAAGTCTTGATACGGAGCTCTTTCCCCTAACAAGGGGCAAATGCCCATttcttggggtggtctttaatttttgcccctcaaatcgctggtctttaattttttcccttgagcactttaaataataataaattggCCGAAAATATGCCTGAaatcgaaaaataaaaataaataaatttggaTCTGTGACCCAATTATGCAAGGCAAGGTTTCTTAGAAAttatgcctattcgggcaaagttaCACAAAAACTATGTCTTGTTCAAAGATTGttctatacaacaacaacaacaacaagcccagtataatcccatcatgtggggtctagggaggtgtcacgccccgaaccatggcctgggcgaaacacggcactcggtgtcatactgcatgtgaccgagcgaaccacatggcttgctgaatcatcatgaggcatacatgagcggaaatatagcatgaacgtgatgagcttttataaaacatgagatgtcataataatttaatgaaacacttgtttaaatcataaatgcggaaataacatgagttgagccaaagatggctaaacaccttgcatgtctaacataactaaagccgactagtctatgaaacctctaatcatgaaTCTTGACTTTGGAAAACGTACTTGCCGGGACAAGGCTCTCCGaagatacctttaaatgcatgactagtaaaataaagataatcgactaaaccccgaacaagatggggctcaccaatgagccgatacgagcaaatcctacgAGCGGATGCGGCGTCCACAAAtacgtacctgcatcgtgaaatgcaggcccccgggcaataaaaggggacgtcagcacattgaatgtactggtatgtaaagcaactaaatgaaataacatgggacataaagtaataaagataagaactaaacgtgaaactgaaacctggttatgagcatgaacatgaatacatatataatataaagcatgagtaaaaatatcataagtagggagagcaataacttataaccgatccatgTCAGGTGCTTGCGTCCCGCCACCGAACACTCGGTCCTTGCcggggaacatgagatttaataaaatatgaaaggatccagtcattatgagatATCGTCCTACATGTGTGGaacgatcctcatcctacggtggctacgtagtttcgggctatctCAAGCCTTCCTCGtaattaaaacaactcccaaaaacttgaacatgtaaaataagtggcacttgtcAGTCCACTTgcttttcatgaatataacttgcttgtatatggatatcatgaatcatagcttacttgcatgaacttgtaaaacatgtatagtattttcttgaaaatagcataatatatcataaactagcatgcatgaacccatggaatgagatatatgggttttcatggattacggacggattctcaataatcataaagaaatattaagaactcaatggtggaattataacaattcatacatagtataatcatggacttggacctagggttatcatgagcatggtatagaaacctagttttagtagagaatcataatttatggattatgaggcgtggggaagaaacaatgatgttcccacacgtagatagtaactctacatactgataatgctccaaacttgaatcaaagactttaactttgaagaagatttccaaaatcttgaattcttgaaccttgagatgggttttcttgaaaaccctaggttaggaatgatgatttcttgtttagattacaaggatatatattagaattgacttggaatgattagagtaggcttaccttggtgttcttgatgatgggagagaatataaggtcgttctagggcttgggggtgtgaagaatgaagtgaaaaagccttaaaacgaagttttataatTCTTGTCGGACCCATTTTACGCCTATTTTACGTCCGGAAaaattctacggaccgtatgtcttacCGTACATCCATTCCGGTGAATTGGGCTTTACGGGCAAATTTTACGGTCtgaatatacggcccgtatatttTTACGACCGTATATTCTACCGTATATCTGCTGAATTAATCGttttagtaaaacgggcataactttttgtacagatctccgtttgacctccataatataccgttggaaaggtatttcaaagatatacaactttcaagaaggaaattttcccaaattccttacatATGTTtccgtatactcattttaattgagaggtggtgcaaactcacttaaaaacacgctccgtagggtagcttccgactttcctttgctaaaggactcttctcatgtctttattgggtttcaaactccatttatacactactcaaattgggttTATGATACCCTtgtcttatgagtcaaatcttagcccgaatgcacgaggtgttacaggagggtagagtgtacgcagacctaacccccaccttgaaaggtagggcgaTTTGTCCgaaaagaccctcggctcgagagaggaggagagagaaagacaagaggaaaacaagacaaaaggtcagataaggccaagcatatcgaaaacaatatgataacacgaataccaaaagcgagaaagtcatggtagaatagtccggaaagaaaggagcattaactactataggataacttaatttctatagAACTATGACAGACGAGGCATAGTTTCTAGGCGTAATACATAAATAGGCCCTCAAACTTGACATCATTTTttaagtatgccctccaactttgtGTATGCACAAGTAGGTATCTCATCTTGTAAAAAGTTGAACACATAAACACAAATTCTGACGTGGCACATTATTTTgaaggtgtctagatgatcattttgtaagttaaaGTATTCAACTGAAAAAGTAGAGAtaagttgaggtgtctacttatgcacacccaaagttggagggcatacttaaAAAATGAGACCAAGTTTGAGGTCTATTTGTGTATTATGCCCAGTTTCTATGTAACTCTGCCGGAATTAACATAGTTGTTATGCTTATGCTGAACAAATTAGTTACTACAGAACTATACCGGACAAGATATATTTCTATGTaattttgcccgaataggcatagtttctatgaaaccttgtcttatgattttttttttttttactcttctGGAGATCAAACCCAGATATCTGGTTTCATAGACCAGCAAATAAGGGTACTTTGgcccataaattttcattaaatgagaagcagaggcaaaaaataaagactagcaatttgagaggcaaaaattaaagaccagttcATATGAAGGACGATCTGCGCAAAGAATTACCGAATAGGCCCTACATGGTGCGAATTCAAATTTAATTGGACTCCAATGCGGAAATCGGAGACCGTGcggaaaagcaaaaaaaaaaaaaaagggtagcAAACCGGGACGTTTCTggaaaagttagaagttcaagGGTAAAAATATGGAACTCTAAAACTTATGAGGACTACTTCTGCAAACGAGAAGACAGATATATAGTGTTCCTATGGAACACAAGATATGGGATAAACCAAAAAGCAATGGAGAAGTACTTTGGAAATGCATATAGGGGCGACCCGGGAGTACCACATGCCGACCCGGAAAGATTCGTTAACATATGGGTCGGGTCAGCTGCTTTCTCTGCACTCACATGGATTAATCCTTACATGTGGACTCTCTCCAATCAATTCAAGTATAACCCTGCAAATACTCActttaaattctttttgcaacaatatTTGCTGTTATTTTGATGAAGGGGGTTATCTTTATTTGGCTCAATTCTTGTTGTAGCATTAACTCaggggttattatttagttgggtcgggtttaaatgatggaacgggtttaaaaaatgatttcgggttattttgagGGATAATTTCAGTCAAGacgggggtatatttgaaaactttaaggatgggaggggtatttttgacccttttcccttgtttttaatttgataaaGGGGTTATCTTTATGTGgctcaattcttgttttatatAGTGTGCTTTATAGTTTTAAGGAGTAGTATTAacttaggggttgtttggttctTGGTTACAGTTATGCTGGTATTAGTAAAGTAGAGTTTAGTTATACGGGGTTTAGTTAGACGAGGTTTAGTTATtaatgtattagttattccattttttaccctgcataaaataatacatggaTCTTTCCCTACATGTGGAATCTCTCCAATCAATTCAAGTATAACTTGCAAAATTCACTTTCAATTCCTTTTGTAACAATtgtgttttttttccttcatatttGCTGTCAATTTTGATAAAGGGGTTATCTTTATTTGGCTAATTTCTTGCTGTATACAGTGTGCTTGTAGTTTTTTTAGTGGTAGTATTAagttaggggttgtttggttacTGGTCAGACTTATGTTGGTATTAGTAATGCAGAGAGTAGTTATGTGGGGTTAGTTATTCACTTTCAATTCATTTTgcaataattcttttttttttattccatgTCTGTTGTTAATTTGATAAAGAGGTTATTTTTATTCGACTCAATTCTTATTCAATATAGCGTGCTTAGGGGTCATTTGGCAGGGTGTATTAGGTAGAAAAAATGCTAGTATAAGATTGTGCAATGTTGGTTGTAAATTTAAGTCTGGTAcaactaatatcaatattaCTTATACACCCTATTCAATAGCATGGCATTAACAATACAAGTACTATTCTTATACTTATACaccctattcagtactattTAGAGATTATGTAATGCATGCTATGTTTAATACAATGAACCAAAcaatcaataagaaataatgTTAGGATAACTAATCCCATAACTTGCCTTcgaaccaaacgagcccttctAGTGTTGAGGAGTGGTATCTACTTATGGTGTTGGTGGTGCAAAGAGCTATTAAAGCTAGAGAGAGTGTGGTGTAGAAAGCTACTAACAATAGAAGATGGAGAAGCCTTTAAAGAGAATAATAGTGTTATGAAGCCCCCATGGCTTTGTCTAATGGTAAGAGCCGATATGTGAAGTGTGGGTTAGACGCTTGTAACGGGTTTGAACCCTGCCACAGACAAAAGCCTTATATTTGAGTGAAAAAGGATAGAGGGGTGGGTTCATTATCGATTGAGCTTCGAATGGTGCGCTTATTATTGGCCTTTGGGAATTTTTCGGGTatccacccaaaaaaaaaaaaaaaaaaaaaaaatagagctaAGAAGGTGATTAACAAAGCCC
Coding sequences within it:
- the LOC132057332 gene encoding uncharacterized protein LOC132057332, encoding MEKYFGNAYRGDPGVPHADPERFVNIWVGSAAFSALTWINPYMWTLSNQFNWHDKAMMFEQHHWKKALKKNQDYEFKWNQYMDKDARDSYYFNWPVYFP